TAAAAATATTACAGGTAGATTGAGATTAGACGAAAAAGAACGCCTACGTAGACGTTCTTCAAATACTTCTAGGTCTTAAGACCTAGTTTTTATTCATTTTTACGAATTAACTCTTAAGATAAAAAAGTATTAACCCTAAAGCTAAAATAGCAATAATTGACAAGGTATCTCGACAGTTCCATAAAAGTCGACGATATTTTGTTCGCCTTTCACCACCCTGATAACCTCTGGCTTCCATAGCTATAGCCAGAGCATCTGCTCGTTTAAAGCTAGATGCAAACAAAGGAATTAAGATTGGTATAATTGACCGAACCTTTTGAATAATATTTCCTTCACCAAAATCAACACCACGCGCCTTCTGAGCATTCATAATACGCGTTGTATCGTCCATCAAGGTTGGTACAAAACGTAAACTCAAAGATAACATTAGACCAATTTCATGTGCCGGTACTTTAAAAATAGTCAGCGGTTTTAAAAGTGACTCTACTGCATCAGATAAACTTAACGGCGTAGTTGTTAAAGTAAGTAAGGTGGAAAAACTAATAATGAGTATAAACCTGAGAAATATCATCCAACCTTGATTTAAACCAACTTCCGTAATCTTAAAAAATCCGATGGACCAAAGCACATTCCCTCTTGTATTGAAGAAAACTTGAAACAGGGTAGAGAATAACATAATCCAAATCATTGGTTTAATACCACCCAAAAAGAAACCAAGCTTGATTTTAGACAAGAAAACCAAGAAAAGTGTAAATAGAGTTATCACAGCATAAGTTACAGGATTATTAGCCCAAAAAATGACGATAATATAAATCAGCATTGCTAATAATTTACTTCTAGGATCTAATCGGTGTATAAAAGAATCACCAACAATATAACGCCCAATAATTAACTTATCCATGAACCAACACCTCTACGAATTCCTCTATTGTAATAGGAAGACTTTCAAAGCTATAACCTTTTTCTTGCAGTTGTAGCGCAAACTCTGTGATTTTAGGAACACCTAACTGCTTTTCTTTGAGAAAAGCGACTTTTTGGAAAACATCTTTAGGAGTTCCTGACAATACTAGGCGCCCTTTTTCCATAACATTTACAGCTGTTGCATAATCTGCAACGTCATCCATCAAATGTGTAACCAAGACAATCGTTATTCCAGAAAGGTGTAACTGCTTAAAGAGTGACATTAACTCCTTTCGTCCTTGAGGATCTAGACCAGCAGTCGGTTCATCCAACACTAAAATATCTGGTTGCATAGCTAGAATACCTGCAATAGTAACACGTCGCATCTGCCCTCCCGATAAATCAAAAGGATTCTGATCACGTAACTCATCTGAGAGACCAACTAATCTTAGACTTTCCAGAGCACGCTGTTCGGCCTCCTCCTTAGAAACTCCGAAATTTTGAGGTCCAAAAGCAATATCTTCTAAAACAGTTTCTGCAAATAACTGACTCTCCGGAAATTGAAAAACTAAACCGACCTTTTTACGGATTGGCTTTATTTCCTTATTCTTGGATTGACTATTTATAATAGTGTCATCAACTTTAACCTGACCACTAGTTGGTAAATAAAGTCCATTCAGCAACTGCATAATCGTTGATTTACCACTCCCTGTATGTCCAATAAAGGCTGTATACGAACCATCTTTTATCGTAACTGTCATATCAAAAAGGGCACGCCTCTCAAAAGGAGTACCCGATTGATAGGTATAACTTACATTTTCGAGATATATTCCCATAATTGTTCTACCAATTCCTTTTCTGTCAGATAGCCTTCACAATCTATCAAACCTTGATTTTTAAGTTTCTGAGTTAGTAACGCACTAAAAGGGATATCAAGACCTAAGTCAACCAACTCTGAGCCTCTGCTAAAAAGTTCACGAGGGCTTGAGATGGACTCCACTTTACCTTGTTTTAAAACTAAAACACGGTTGCTCATCGCAACCTCATCGAGATCATGAGTAATTGATAAAACAGTCATTCCATATTGCTGACGAATATCCTCAATAGATTGAATTAATTCCTGGCGACCTTCTGGATCAAGCATACTTGTTGCTTCATCCAAAATCAAAATAGATGGTCTCATGGCAATAATTCCAGCAATAGCCACACGTTGTTTTTGACCTCCAGATAGTCTGGCTGGTTCTCTATCCTTAAAATCCATCATGCCTACAAAAGACAATGCCTCTTGAACTCTAGAAACCATCTCTTTATAGGGAAGTCCCTTATTTTCAAGACCGAAAGCAACATCATCTTCAACAGTAGCTCCAACAAATTGATTATCTGGATTTTGAAAAACCATACCAATTTTATCACGAATATCCCAGACAGTCTCTTCTGTTAATTCCTGACCATCAACAATGATCTGCCCAGAATCTGCCACTAAAAGTCCGCCAATTAGACGTGCTGTCGTGGATTTTCCAGATCCGTTATGGCCTACAATGGATAACCATTCCCCACGTTTCACGTGAAACGATACATTATTCAGGGTATAGGAGGTTTGATCTTGATTATATTTAAATTTTAAATTTTTTATTTCAATCATTGGTTTATCGTACTACTTAAAGGTGTCCTTAAACAAGAAACCTGCACCCTTGAAATAATCATAGCCTGAGTAAATCGTAAAGAATAAAGCTACATACAGCATGATTGTCCCTACAAAATGCACATGACACAATAACAAAATAATAGATAACATCTGAGTCACTGTTTTAATCTTACCAGGCATAGCTGCAGCGAGAACTGTGCCACCGTTTTCGACTAACAAAAGACGAAGTCCTGTAACTGCCAACTCCCGACAGATGATAACTGAAACAACCCAAGCAGGTGCTTGATTAATACCTACTAACATAATAAAAGCTGACATTACCAACATTTTATCCGCTAAAGGATCTGCAAATTTCCCAAAATTAGTAACAACATGCCATTTTCGTGCCAAATAGCCATCTAAATAATCTGTAATGCTAGCAATGGCAAAAACAACTGCTGCCGCAATATGCATCACATTGCTCGACGCAAGTGATGTCATCAATAAAAAGATGGGAATTAAGATAATTCTAGCAAGTGTCAATAAGTTAGGTAAATTTTCTTTTTTAAACATTTCTTCTCGATTCTATTGGATTCTTAATGTTAGGTAGCTAGGTGTATTTTGATCTAGTTGAGATAAATCAAGTGACTCTCCATTTACCTTGAGAGTAACTTTTGAAGGTTGAGCGATAATAATTTGAGTTGTTTTGATTTTATCAGAAAGATCCAAAGAGTATTTTGATTTATTAGTTTTTGAAAGATAATAACTCTCTGAAGTATCTGAGTTATCTACAGAAAACCATGTATCGTTACTATTTTCTGATAACTCCACTTCTAAAACTACTGAAGATTTTACATTGGAGAAATCAACCATTAATTGATTTCCTTGAGTTGTTGTTGTAAAATTGGCCCCCGATACTGTAACCTCAGAAATGCTTCGAGACGACTTAGCTCCACTTGCAATTGATAAGTGATTAGCTGTAGAGATAGTATTGGGCTTAATCACCTGAGGTTGGTTAGAAAGGTGTCTAATAATAATATATCCAACTGAACAGATGATAAGTAATGAAACCGCACTCAGAATTAGTAAAGGGATATAGTTAGACTTTCTTTTTTCTTCACGTTTAAGTTTTGAAAAACGTGACATGGGGACTTTAGTATCTAAAATATCTTCCTTACGTTCAACTTGTTTCTTTTCTTCTTTAACTTTTCGCTCATTCTTTTTCTGCTCTTCGTACAGATGTTTTCCATCTAAATCAACCGAAGTAGCGTACTTTTCAAGTGCTTCTTGCTGAATGTCCTTGGGTAAAGCTTTAAGTTGATCCATTTCCATAGCTAGAAGATACTGCGCTTCAACCCCTGAAACTTTTTCTGCATCATATAAACTTAATTCTTTTTTTATTCGTGCTGCACGTAATTGCTCACCAAGAGAGTATCGCTTCATTTTTCCCCTTTCTAATATTCTTCTTTGTTTTAGTGTTTATATTATAGCAAATATTTACTTATTTAGGGAAGACAACAAAATCGGTAATCACCATATTTGAGAGATAGTGATTAAAAAAATTCTTCAAATCCTTAGAAGTAATACTCATCAATTCCTGACCAAAATCAAAGTAAGTTTTGCCATCATCTGAGTAAGCTAAATACTGGCTACCTAAATTCTGAATATTGTCTAAACTACGTAAAAATTCACCATACAAAGCTTTCTTTTGTAGATCCAATGCTTCTTCTGTCAACAATCTTTGTTTATCTGCCGATGTCATCACTTGACGAATTAAACTTGACATACGGATGGGTTCTGCAGTGTCCATAGTCATAATAACAAATGAATATCTACTAGATACCTCATATTCAATTGACATAGACTCATCTATTTTTCCTTCAGCATACCAATTTTTATAATAAGGCGATGTCCATCCAAACAATAAATTAAATAACAATTGTACCAATATGCTCTCTCTCATATAATTATCGGAAAAATGGACGTTCTTAAAACCAATGGCTAGTTTTGAAATCGAGATGTCCATTTGAAGACTATCTAACTTTTGGATATTCTCCTCAATGGGTTGCTTTTCTTTTTCAACTGTTTTATGAGGTATTGTAAATTCACTTCGCGTTTCGTTTACAAATCTGTAAATTTGTTCAATGTCAAAATTGCCTATTAAGACAAGATGACAGTTCTCCGGTCTATAAAAATAATCAAAATTATTTTTTAAATCCTTTGCAGTAATTTTTTTAATGCTATCAATACTTCCAGCAATATCTTGACCTAATATAGTATTGGGATACAAGCTTTGTAAACACCCTAAATAAACTCTATAATCAGGATCATCCTGATACATGTTTATTTCTTGTTCAATAATTCTTTTTTCATGGTTGACAGTATCTTCGGAACTTGTAAACTCACTTGTAAACTTCAGCAAAAGCTCCAGTGACTCCTCAAAGTGATCAATTGTTGAAAAATAGTATGTTGTCCTATCCAAGGTGGTAAAAGCATTGACATCAGCTCCTAGCTTTACAAAGTCCAATGTAACATCCCTTCCCTGATCATCCTCAAATAACTTGTGTTCAAGAAAATGAGCAATACCAGCAGGGTATGTCTGCAACTTACCATCAATATAAAAGTGATTATCTAGTGCCCCAAAATTTGTAGACAGAAAGGCAGCTTTTTCAAAGAATCCTTTTTTCTTGATAATAGATAACGACATACCATTATCTAAAGTTGCTAAATAAACTTCTTCAGCAATCTTTGGATAATAACGTTTTTTCAAAGCAGCAGCCATTCTAAGACACTCCTTCTAAAAAGAACAAACTTTGTAGCTTGACTTGACGTGCTATACGGCAAACATCTTTTTTAGTAACCTTCTCGATTTTATCTAACCAATCCTCTAATGAGATATTTTTATCGCCAAAAATAACCTTATTAAAATGTTGTTCTACTAGTGTTAATGCATGATCCTCAGAGAGAAGGGCATTCATCCGTATAATTTTTTTGGTTTGATTAAAAAGGGAACTTGAAAAACGTCCTAATTTAATGTGATTCAACTCTCTGATAATCCCTCGCATAGCTTGATTTCTATTAGATTTTTCAATTCCAGCGTAAATTTCTAGTAAACCTGTAAAGGCATCAAATTGACTACCAATTGAATAAGCTAATCCTTCTTTTTCTCGAATCTTTGTAAATAAAGCTGAGTGAGCAAATTCACCCAACATGCCATTAAATACAATTAAAGCAAAATAATCTTTATCTCCATAATGACAAGGAAATTGATAACCTAACTGTAAAATAGATTGACTAGTCTGTCTAGTCTCTATCTTTTCTTTCACAACTTTAGAATAAGGTTGATTATAACTAAACTGTAAATCAACTTGGCGTCCCTCTAAAGGAAATCTGTGTAAACCTCGGAGTACTTGATAGTCATCAAATTCCCCAACCATAAAGATATCAATTCGATCTTTAGTTAACATGCTTTGAAATTCTTGATAAGTTGTAAACGATGTCTCGGCTTCAACAAGCTCTACTCGCCCATACTTGGGAACTTTCAAAGCCTCGTTTACAAAGTAAAGCTCTCGTCCCTGAACTTCACTATAGTAGTAATTATTCTCTGTATCAACATCCAGGTAGGTCATTAAATTTTGTTTTTCTATGTCAAATACTTTGTTTTGGTATTGCGCTACTATTGACAATGGATTGTAAAGACAATCCATCAAAAAACCTAAGACTTCCCAAAATAAACTTTTATTCATTGGAATAAAGAAGTCTTTCAGGTATGTCAACTCTATGTCAACACTATGTGTCAACCCTTTTGTTGACACTTTAGTTGATAACTGTGTCCCATAAAGTGAAGCTAATCTCTCTTTGAAAGACTGTACTGTTGGATATGTCTGATTAGCTGTAGCTAACATTTGTGAAACTAGAGCCCGTTTAGCAATTGTTTGTTTATTCAAAGAACCTGTCATTCGAAAAACAATACGGTTAGTTTTATATTTTTGTGTTGGAATGAAGTGTACATATACACCATCAGCAATTTTCATTGATAACCTCTAGAAAGTTTATGCTTTCAATTATACCATTTTTATGCTATCTTATCTCAAGAGAAAGTTGAGGTTCTATGGAATATAAATTATTTGATGAATACATAACACTACAGGCACTTTTAAAAGAATTAAGCATCATTCACAGTGGTGGAGCTATTAAGGGCTTTTTAGCTAACAATGTTGTTTTATTCAACGGTGAGGAGGAAAAACGGCGTGGAAAAAAACTTCGTTATGGAGATGTTATTACCATACCGTCTGAAGAGCTTGAAATTACTATCGTAGTTCCTACACAAAGTGAAATTGAAAAACATAAAAAAGAAGTCGCTGAGAGAGCACGTTTTTATGCTATTGTAAAAAAAATGAATAAAGATAACAAAAAGAAACAAAAAAAACACCAAACAAAAGAAAGTAATAAAACAAAAAGGAAACCTGTCCGTTTCCCAGGAATCTAACCATGTGGCTTGAAAAAATTGATATTCAACACTTTAGAAATTATTCTGAAGCCTCTGTGAGCTTTTCACCACATCTCAATATTTTTCTTGGACGAAATGCCCAAGGAAAAACAAATATTCTTGAAGCTATCTATTTTCTAGCCTTAACACGTAGTCATCGGACCCATTTAGACAAGGAACTAATTCAGTTCCAGCAAAATAGTCTTAAACTAAACGGCATCGTGCGTCGTCATAGTGGAAATCTACCTCTGGAAATCAACTTATCTAATAAGGGACGAGTTACAAAGGTTAACTACCTCAAGCAGGCAAAATTATCTGATTATATAGGTCACATGACGGTGGTACTCTTTGCTCCTGAGGATTTACAGCTTGTAAAAGGATCTCCAAGTCTAAGACGTAAATTTATAGATATTGATTTAGGACAGATTAAGCCTGTTTACCTCTCAGACCTATCAAATTACAATCATGTTCTTAAGCAGCGTAATGCCTATCTCAAATCTACTGACAAGGTAGACATTAATTTCCTCTCAGTTTTAGATGAACAGCTTGCCGATTTTGGAGCACGAGTTATTAAACATAGACTAGAATTTATCAAGCAATTAGAAGAGGAAGCTGATGGACATCATAGTATTCTCTCAAATCAGATTGAGCGTCTTAAAATTTCCTATGAATCTAACATCCCAATACAAAATAGCAAAGATATTCGAGAAGCATTTTTAACTACATTAAACCAGAATCACAAAAGAGATATCTTCAAAAAGAATACCGGTGTTGGTCCACATAGGGATGATTTAAGATTTTACATTAATGACATGAACGCATCTTTCGGTAGTCAAGGGCAGCAACGTAGCCTTATTCTTTCATTAAAAATGGCTGAGATTGCTCTGGTTAAAAAAGTGACAGAGGAATTTCCTATTCTTCTCCTTGACGATGTCATGAGTGAACTTGACAATCACCGTCAACTTAAATTGCTAGAAAGTATTGATGAAGAGGTCCAAACTTTCATGACGACAACCTCACTCGATCATCTTAGCAACCTACCACCCAATTTAAAGACCTTCTTAGTTAAGAATGGTACTATTTATGAAAAGCAAGTCGATTAATGAACTGCTTTTTTTGTTGACAACTGTGACAATAAATATTGGATATCTTGTAAACAACTTTCTTCTAAATCCTATATTAACAACTCTATTGTCGTGAATGTATTGTAAACTTAATGTAAATATTGATGCACAAAAGTACTTGCCTCTTGGCAAGTACTTTTGTGTCTTTTAATGAGCTGAATAGTTAGGCGCCTCGTTTGTAATTTGAACATCATGAGGGTGACTTTCTATAAGCCCTGCACCTGACATTTCAACAAACTGAGCTTTGTCATGTAAAGCTTGGATATCTTCTGCTCCTGTATAACCCATACCTGCGCGGATGCCTCCAATCAATTGGAATACGATATCAGCAGCAGAACCTTTATAAGCTACACGGCCTTCAATTCCTTCTGGAACTAGTTTATTAGCTTCGTTCACAGCGCCTTGGAAGTAACGATCACTTGATCCTTTCTTCATAGCTGCAATTGATCCCATACCACGGTAAGACTTGTATTTACGACCTTGGAAAATCTCAGTTTCACCTGGTGCTTCATCAGTACCGGCAAACATAGAACCAAGCATTACAGCGTTACCACCTGCTGCAAGTGCTTTTACAATATCACCTGAGTATTTGATACCACCATCAGCAATGATTGTTTTTCCGTATTCACGCGCAACACTAGCA
This region of Streptococcus thermophilus genomic DNA includes:
- the recF gene encoding DNA replication/repair protein RecF (All proteins in this family for which functions are known are DNA-binding proteins that assist the filamentation of RecA onto DNA for the initiation of recombination or recombinational repair.) produces the protein MWLEKIDIQHFRNYSEASVSFSPHLNIFLGRNAQGKTNILEAIYFLALTRSHRTHLDKELIQFQQNSLKLNGIVRRHSGNLPLEINLSNKGRVTKVNYLKQAKLSDYIGHMTVVLFAPEDLQLVKGSPSLRRKFIDIDLGQIKPVYLSDLSNYNHVLKQRNAYLKSTDKVDINFLSVLDEQLADFGARVIKHRLEFIKQLEEEADGHHSILSNQIERLKISYESNIPIQNSKDIREAFLTTLNQNHKRDIFKKNTGVGPHRDDLRFYINDMNASFGSQGQQRSLILSLKMAEIALVKKVTEEFPILLLDDVMSELDNHRQLKLLESIDEEVQTFMTTTSLDHLSNLPPNLKTFLVKNGTIYEKQVD
- the yfmF gene encoding EF-P 5-aminopentanol modification-associated protein YfmF, translated to MKIADGVYVHFIPTQKYKTNRIVFRMTGSLNKQTIAKRALVSQMLATANQTYPTVQSFKERLASLYGTQLSTKVSTKGLTHSVDIELTYLKDFFIPMNKSLFWEVLGFLMDCLYNPLSIVAQYQNKVFDIEKQNLMTYLDVDTENNYYYSEVQGRELYFVNEALKVPKYGRVELVEAETSFTTYQEFQSMLTKDRIDIFMVGEFDDYQVLRGLHRFPLEGRQVDLQFSYNQPYSKVVKEKIETRQTSQSILQLGYQFPCHYGDKDYFALIVFNGMLGEFAHSALFTKIREKEGLAYSIGSQFDAFTGLLEIYAGIEKSNRNQAMRGIIRELNHIKLGRFSSSLFNQTKKIIRMNALLSEDHALTLVEQHFNKVIFGDKNISLEDWLDKIEKVTKKDVCRIARQVKLQSLFFLEGVS
- the pgsA gene encoding CDP-diacylglycerol--glycerol-3-phosphate 3-phosphatidyltransferase, which translates into the protein MFKKENLPNLLTLARIILIPIFLLMTSLASSNVMHIAAAVVFAIASITDYLDGYLARKWHVVTNFGKFADPLADKMLVMSAFIMLVGINQAPAWVVSVIICRELAVTGLRLLLVENGGTVLAAAMPGKIKTVTQMLSIILLLCHVHFVGTIMLYVALFFTIYSGYDYFKGAGFLFKDTFK
- the yaaA gene encoding S4 domain-containing protein YaaA, with protein sequence MEYKLFDEYITLQALLKELSIIHSGGAIKGFLANNVVLFNGEEEKRRGKKLRYGDVITIPSEELEITIVVPTQSEIEKHKKEVAERARFYAIVKKMNKDNKKKQKKHQTKESNKTKRKPVRFPGI
- a CDS encoding helix-turn-helix domain-containing protein → MKRYSLGEQLRAARIKKELSLYDAEKVSGVEAQYLLAMEMDQLKALPKDIQQEALEKYATSVDLDGKHLYEEQKKNERKVKEEKKQVERKEDILDTKVPMSRFSKLKREEKRKSNYIPLLILSAVSLLIICSVGYIIIRHLSNQPQVIKPNTISTANHLSIASGAKSSRSISEVTVSGANFTTTTQGNQLMVDFSNVKSSVVLEVELSENSNDTWFSVDNSDTSESYYLSKTNKSKYSLDLSDKIKTTQIIIAQPSKVTLKVNGESLDLSQLDQNTPSYLTLRIQ
- a CDS encoding energy-coupling factor transporter ATPase produces the protein MGIYLENVSYTYQSGTPFERRALFDMTVTIKDGSYTAFIGHTGSGKSTIMQLLNGLYLPTSGQVKVDDTIINSQSKNKEIKPIRKKVGLVFQFPESQLFAETVLEDIAFGPQNFGVSKEEAEQRALESLRLVGLSDELRDQNPFDLSGGQMRRVTIAGILAMQPDILVLDEPTAGLDPQGRKELMSLFKQLHLSGITIVLVTHLMDDVADYATAVNVMEKGRLVLSGTPKDVFQKVAFLKEKQLGVPKITEFALQLQEKGYSFESLPITIEEFVEVLVHG
- the yfmH gene encoding EF-P 5-aminopentanol modification-associated protein YfmH is translated as MAAALKKRYYPKIAEEVYLATLDNGMSLSIIKKKGFFEKAAFLSTNFGALDNHFYIDGKLQTYPAGIAHFLEHKLFEDDQGRDVTLDFVKLGADVNAFTTLDRTTYYFSTIDHFEESLELLLKFTSEFTSSEDTVNHEKRIIEQEINMYQDDPDYRVYLGCLQSLYPNTILGQDIAGSIDSIKKITAKDLKNNFDYFYRPENCHLVLIGNFDIEQIYRFVNETRSEFTIPHKTVEKEKQPIEENIQKLDSLQMDISISKLAIGFKNVHFSDNYMRESILVQLLFNLLFGWTSPYYKNWYAEGKIDESMSIEYEVSSRYSFVIMTMDTAEPIRMSSLIRQVMTSADKQRLLTEEALDLQKKALYGEFLRSLDNIQNLGSQYLAYSDDGKTYFDFGQELMSITSKDLKNFFNHYLSNMVITDFVVFPK
- a CDS encoding energy-coupling factor transporter transmembrane component T family protein, with protein sequence MDKLIIGRYIVGDSFIHRLDPRSKLLAMLIYIIVIFWANNPVTYAVITLFTLFLVFLSKIKLGFFLGGIKPMIWIMLFSTLFQVFFNTRGNVLWSIGFFKITEVGLNQGWMIFLRFILIISFSTLLTLTTTPLSLSDAVESLLKPLTIFKVPAHEIGLMLSLSLRFVPTLMDDTTRIMNAQKARGVDFGEGNIIQKVRSIIPILIPLFASSFKRADALAIAMEARGYQGGERRTKYRRLLWNCRDTLSIIAILALGLILFYLKS
- a CDS encoding energy-coupling factor ABC transporter ATP-binding protein, which translates into the protein MIEIKNLKFKYNQDQTSYTLNNVSFHVKRGEWLSIVGHNGSGKSTTARLIGGLLVADSGQIIVDGQELTEETVWDIRDKIGMVFQNPDNQFVGATVEDDVAFGLENKGLPYKEMVSRVQEALSFVGMMDFKDREPARLSGGQKQRVAIAGIIAMRPSILILDEATSMLDPEGRQELIQSIEDIRQQYGMTVLSITHDLDEVAMSNRVLVLKQGKVESISSPRELFSRGSELVDLGLDIPFSALLTQKLKNQGLIDCEGYLTEKELVEQLWEYISKM